The following are encoded together in the Glycine soja cultivar W05 chromosome 5, ASM419377v2, whole genome shotgun sequence genome:
- the LOC114411946 gene encoding uncharacterized protein LOC114411946 — protein sequence MSIEFDSESIATPTAQAQAQERSNSRCALLFSSYNCFGGQRRRSSWWERVRSHSHSAPASAGDRWWSRGLRALKKLREWSEIVAGPKWKTFIRRFNRNRPNKRIPTYQYDPFSYALNFDEGPNGDFNHHHDDAALRNFSTRYAAANNVKSLSPKARDCDDAVLV from the coding sequence ATGTCCATCGAATTTGATTCTGAATCCATTGCCACTCCCACGGCCCAAGCCCAAGCCCAGGAGCGATCCAACTCTCGCTGCGCCTTGTTATTTTCTTCCTACAACTGCTTCGGCGGCCAACGACGTCGTTCCTCATGGTGGGAGCGCGTCCGCTCCCACTCCCACTCCGCTCCAGCCTCAGCCGGTGACCGGTGGTGGTCGCGTGGGCTCAGGGCGCTGAAGAAGCTTCGCGAGTGGTCGGAGATCGTAGCGGGGCCTAAGTGGAAGACCTTCATTCGCAGGTTCAACCGCAACCGCCCCAACAAACGCATACCCACGTACCAGTATGACCCCTTCAGTTACGCCCTCAACTTCGACGAGGGGCCTAACGGGGATTTCAACCACCACCACGACGATGCTGCGCTTCGCAATTTCTCCACGCGCTACGCTGCCGCGAACAACGTCAAGTCGCTTTCCCCCAAGGCCCGTGACTGCGATGACGCCGTTTTGGTGTGA
- the LOC114411948 gene encoding probable alpha,alpha-trehalose-phosphate synthase [UDP-forming] 9, translating to MVVRSCSNLSDLVSKDSLNSPQTPGALPRHLSVPGIMSDVDSKLTGNDDSNAFSSELHQKKIIIAANFLPLNAQKDEISGKWCFTYDEDSILVPLKDGPSSDTEVLYVGSLKVDVDASEQEKVSLQLLEEFNCLPTFIPSDIQKLFYNGFCKQHLWPLFHYMLPLYPDYCNRFDKSLWQAYVSANKIFADKVMEVMNPEHDYVWVHDYHLMVIPTFLRKRYSWIKIGFFLHSPFPSSEIYRALPVRDEILKALLNADLIGFHTFDYARHFLSCCSRILGLEYESKRGYIRLKYFGRTIFIKILPVGIHMDRLQSAFNHSSFSVNVREMSEKFKEKKLILGVDDMDIFKGISLKLLAIEQLLQQYPELLGELILVQIVNPPRSTGKDVEEARNEMHIIANRINERFGLLDYEPVIIINRHVPLYEKASYYALAECCIVDAVRDGMNLVPYEYIVCRQGSPTMDEALDIGSESPRTSALVVSEFIGCSPSLSGAIRVNPWDINAVADALNLAITMPSGEKQLRHEKHYRYVSSHDVAYWAKSFVQDLEYSCKDHYSKNRWGIGFGLNFRVLSLSPTFRKLNKDHAVSAYERTNCRAFFLDYDGTVVPSVVKTPSSEIIDVLNILCSDPKNTVFIVSGRGETTLSEWFDQCENLGIAAEHGYYLKWSQQSAWEMNHTSTSFSWKEIVEPVMRLYTEATDGSYIETKESALVWHYYDADPDFGSWQAKQLLDHLEGLFANEPVTVKKGKHIIEVKSLGITKGLVVEGILSKMTKNGKIPDFVLCIGDDRSDEDMFESLLNKVYSGTSSPAPEIFACTVGQKPSKARYYLEDTEDVMRLLQALGTVSVPKSTSPEEDSFGKTEACFDV from the exons ATGGTGGTAAGATCATGCTCGAATTTGTCTGACTTGGTGTCCAAGGACAGTTTGAATTCCCCTCAAACTCCTGGAGCTCTTCCCCGACACCTGTCTGTTCCAGGAATTATGTCTGATGTGGATAGCAAACTAACGGGCAATGATGATTCAAATGCTTTCTCATCAGAACTACATCAGAAGAAGATCATTATAGCAGCAAATTTCCTTCCTCTTAATGCTCAAAAGGATGAAATATCTGGCAAATGGTGCTTCACTTATGATGAAGATTCAATCTTGGTGCCATTGAAGGATGGTCCCTCTTCTGACACTGAGGTCCTTTATGTGGGATCTCTGAAGGTTGATGTTGATGCTAGTGAACAAGAGAAAGTTTCTCTTCAGCTACTGGAGGAATTCAATTGCTTGCCTACCTTTATTCCTTCAGACATCCAGAAACTGTTTTATAATGGCTTCTGCAAGCAACATTTGTGGCCTCTGTTCCATTACATGTTGCCGTTGTATCCAGACTACTGCAATCGTTTTGACAAGTCACTGTGGCAGGCTTATGTTTCTGCTAACAAAATATTTGCTGATAAAGTCATGGAGGTTATGAATCCAGAGCATGATTATGTATGGGTTCATGATTATCATCTTATGGTTATTCCAACATTTCTACGGAAGCGATACAGTTGGATCAAGATAGGATTTTTCCTCCACTCTCCATTTCCTTCATCAGAAATTTATCGGGCTTTACCTGTCAGGGATGAAATTTTGAAAGCACTGCTTAATGCAGATTTAATTGGTTTTCATACATTTGATTATGCTCGCCACTTTCTTTCCTGCTGCAGTCGAATTCTTGGCTTAGAATATGAATCCAAAAGGGGTTACATCAGGCTCAAATACTTTGGCCGTACAATATTCATTAAAATCTTGCCTGTAGGGATTCATATGGATCGACTTCAATCTGCCTTtaatcactcttctttttcagtCAATGTCAGAGAAATGTCAGAGAAGTTCAAGGAGAAAAAACTTATTCTTGGAGTAGATGATATGGACATTTTTAAAGGTATCAGCCTAAAGCTATTGGCCATAGAACAACTCCTTCAGCAATATCCTGAATTGTTGGGAGAATTAATACTTGTCCAGATTGTAAATCCACCAAGAAGTACTGGTAAGGATGTAGAGGAAGCAAGGAACGAGATGCACATTATTGCCAACAGGATAAATGAAAGGTTTGGTTTGCTAGATTATGAACCTGTCATCATCATCAATCGTCATGTTCCGTTATATGAGAAGGCATCCTACTATGCTTTAGCAGAATGTTGCATTGTGGATGCGGTGCGGGATGGTATGAATTTGGTTCCTTACGAGTACATTGTCTGCAGGCAGGGGAGTCCTACAATGGATGAAGCTTTAGACATTGGTTCTGAATCACCTCGTACAAGTGCACTTGTTGTCTCTGAGTTTATAGGTTGCTCACCTTCTCTTAGTGGGGCAATCAGGGTAAACCCATGGGACATTAATGCTGTAGCCGATGCACTGAATTTGGCCATCACAATGCCCAGTGGAGAGAAACAGTTGCGGCATGAGAAGCACTATCGATATGTTAGCTCTCATGACGTAGCTTACTGGGCCAAAAGTTTTGTGCAAGATCTTGAGTATTCATGCAAGGATCACTATAGTAAAAATCGCTGGGGGATTGGCTTTGGCCTTAATTTCAGAGTTTTGTCCCTTTCTCCTACTTTCAGGAAGCTTAACAAAGACCATGCTGTTTCTGCATATGAAAGGACAAATTGCAGGGCATTCTTTTTGGATTATGATGGAACAGTTGTGCCTTCCGTTGTTAAAACTCCAAGTTCTGAAATCATAGATGTTCTAAATATCCTCTGCAGTGACCCTAAGAACACTGTGTTTATAGTAAGTGGGAGGGGGGAAACCACGCTGAGTGAATGGTTTGATCAGTGTGAGAATCTTGGTATAGCTGCTGAGCATGGTTATTATCTAAA ATGGAGTCAACAGTCAGCTTGGGAAATGAACCATACAAGTACCAGTTTTTCTTGGAAAGAGATTGTTGAACCTGTGATGAGATTGTATACTGAGGCAACAGATGGCTCCTATATAGAGACCAAAGAGAGTGCCTTGGTATGGCACTACTATGATGCTGATCCTGATTTTGGATCTTGGCAAGCCAAGCAGCTGTTGGATCACCTTGAAGGCTTATTTGCAAACGAACCGGTAACTGTAAAGAAAGGAAAGCATATTATTGAAGTCAAGTCACTG GGGATTACTAAAGGGTTAGTCGTGGAGGGCATTCTGTCCAAGATGACCAAGAATGGGAAAATACCTGATTTTGTACTCTGCATAGGGGATGATAGATCTGACGAGGACATGTTTGAGAGCTTGCTGAATAAAGTTTACAGTGGAACCTCTTCTCCTGCACCAGAAATCTTTGCATGCACTGTTGGTCAAAAACCAAGTAAAGCTAGGTACTATTTAGAGGATACTGAGGATGTGATGAGGTTACTTCAAGCTCTTGGTACCGTTTCAGTGCCTAAATCAACATCTCCTGAGGAAGACTCTTTTGGAAAAACAGAAGCCTGTTTCGACGTTTGA